A genomic region of Nitrospirota bacterium contains the following coding sequences:
- a CDS encoding putative Ig domain-containing protein, whose amino-acid sequence MIAAIVLLVISGAFLGYAALRTRPGSNAAAVNGGMPTSPSGSESARASGTPGLASAVITPENPTTDSQLSLDYSGQGQDGVAANCRFRWYVNGRVIQEGPSPTLAPENFKKGSIVCAEIIPGDASGEGTAYRTPEVAIGNRPPVVSSVTLVPVHAPVDTVVRAEVAGQDPDGDTVSYTYQWGLNGKYVTGPGKENTFSTAGLHKKDKLYVTVTPSDGYSTGAPKASDISFLSNSAPRITSSPNYEIVNGLYTYQVTAVDPDNDSITFSLLKGPQGMTIDSASGLIRWETPKDAAGRQEIPIKISADDGDGGTTYQDFSIILEMKQ is encoded by the coding sequence TTGATCGCGGCAATCGTTCTGCTTGTGATATCCGGCGCCTTTCTCGGCTACGCGGCTCTTCGTACCAGACCCGGAAGCAATGCGGCCGCGGTCAACGGCGGGATGCCGACGAGCCCTTCGGGATCCGAATCGGCACGGGCATCCGGAACTCCTGGGCTGGCCTCGGCCGTCATAACGCCGGAGAATCCCACAACAGATTCGCAGCTCAGCCTCGATTATTCGGGGCAGGGGCAGGATGGCGTTGCAGCGAACTGCCGTTTCCGGTGGTATGTGAACGGGAGGGTCATCCAGGAAGGACCGTCGCCCACTCTTGCGCCGGAAAACTTTAAAAAGGGATCGATCGTATGTGCGGAGATCATCCCGGGCGATGCTTCCGGAGAGGGGACAGCCTATCGGACGCCCGAGGTTGCCATCGGCAACCGTCCGCCGGTTGTTAGTTCGGTCACGCTGGTCCCCGTCCATGCTCCCGTCGATACTGTGGTCAGGGCCGAGGTCGCAGGTCAAGACCCGGACGGGGACACGGTCAGCTATACCTACCAGTGGGGATTGAACGGGAAGTACGTCACAGGCCCGGGAAAAGAAAACACCTTCTCGACCGCCGGACTGCATAAGAAGGACAAGCTTTATGTCACGGTTACCCCGTCCGACGGCTATAGTACGGGAGCGCCAAAAGCCTCGGATATCAGCTTTCTGTCCAATTCTGCTCCCCGGATCACCTCTTCGCCGAATTATGAGATCGTGAACGGGCTGTACACCTACCAGGTGACCGCTGTGGATCCCGACAACGACAGCATCACCTTTAGCCTTCTGAAAGGGCCGCAGGGAATGACGATCGACAGTGCCAGCGGCCTGATACGCTGGGAGACGCCGAAGGACGCGGCAGGGAGGCAGGAGATCCCGATAAAGATCTCCGCAGACGACGGAGACGGCGGCACTACTTATCAGGATTTTTCGATAATACTCGAAATGAAACAATAA
- a CDS encoding Maf family protein has product MAEQKIILASASPRRRDLLQQIGLTFTIDSADVDETLLPGEGPEPYAVRVALDKARVAAAKAGSGIVIAADTIVVLNELILGKPADAGEAVRMLSLLSGRRHSVITGLAVMDALSGMTRSAVSVTSVWFRQLSQSEIRSYVISGEPLDKAGAYGIQEKGALLVDRIEGCYFNVVGLPLSLLGKMLPEFGVTLF; this is encoded by the coding sequence ATGGCAGAGCAAAAGATCATCCTCGCATCGGCCTCGCCGCGCCGGCGTGATCTGTTGCAGCAGATCGGGTTGACGTTCACCATCGACTCGGCTGACGTGGATGAGACCCTTCTCCCGGGGGAGGGACCCGAACCGTACGCGGTGCGTGTCGCGCTCGACAAGGCCCGGGTGGCCGCGGCGAAGGCCGGGTCGGGGATCGTCATTGCCGCGGACACGATCGTTGTCCTGAACGAACTGATCCTCGGCAAGCCCGCCGATGCCGGTGAGGCGGTGCGGATGCTGTCCCTGCTTTCAGGCAGGCGCCACAGCGTGATCACGGGCCTTGCGGTCATGGATGCGCTCTCGGGTATGACCCGCTCTGCGGTGTCCGTGACTTCGGTCTGGTTCAGGCAGCTTAGCCAGTCCGAGATCAGGTCTTATGTGATTTCCGGAGAGCCCCTGGACAAGGCAGGCGCCTACGGCATTCAGGAAAAGGGTGCGCTGCTGGTGGACCGGATCGAGGGGTGTTATTTCAACGTTGTCGGTCTTCCTCTTTCCTTGCTCGGAAAGATGCTCCCTGAGTTCGGGGTCACTCTTTTTTGA
- a CDS encoding response regulator transcription factor — translation MAAIRVMVVENDPGQADMIKAALDQHEDFEITAIATTREAALRQIATGPDVVILNPEVLKQHTLSRFLHSLQTRSQASRVICVLKESPTEESAISDIKAGIRGILKIGDPPSIIAKAVRSVHEGEIWAERRILEKGIAKPMLLPETLQTHVPGLPPLTTREMEMLTLVLQGATNREIADRSSISERTVKTHLYRVYRKLRVKSRTKAIALLSHA, via the coding sequence GTGGCTGCTATTCGAGTAATGGTTGTGGAAAATGATCCGGGACAGGCGGACATGATAAAAGCGGCCTTGGATCAGCACGAGGACTTTGAAATAACAGCGATTGCAACAACAAGGGAAGCGGCGCTCAGGCAGATCGCGACCGGGCCCGATGTAGTGATCCTGAACCCTGAAGTGCTGAAGCAGCACACCCTTTCCCGCTTCCTGCATTCGCTGCAGACGAGGTCCCAGGCATCCCGAGTGATCTGTGTGCTGAAAGAGTCACCGACCGAGGAGAGCGCCATTTCGGACATCAAGGCGGGCATTCGAGGAATTCTCAAGATTGGCGACCCACCGTCCATCATCGCCAAGGCCGTACGTTCCGTCCATGAGGGAGAGATCTGGGCCGAGCGCAGGATTCTCGAAAAGGGCATTGCCAAGCCGATGCTTCTGCCCGAGACGCTTCAGACCCATGTGCCCGGACTGCCGCCGCTCACGACTAGGGAGATGGAGATGCTGACCCTGGTGCTGCAGGGCGCGACAAACAGGGAAATCGCCGACAGGAGCAGTATCAGCGAGCGAACGGTAAAGACCCATCTGTATCGCGTTTACCGGAAACTCAGGGTCAAGAGCAGGACCAAGGCTATCGCACTCTTGTCTCATGCCTAG
- a CDS encoding M48 family metallopeptidase, giving the protein MLLTSIILLLYLLFIGIGYWLKYLNLSYLKKHGSSVPLEFEGAIDPELLRKISAYTIENSRAGLAESIVSNAILLVFLFGGLLGLYDRWIASLSSSFRTSGLLFALCLYLAQTAIDLPFSIYHHFTLEERYGFNTMTVRLWLTDLVKSLAISLVLGGLVIAATLTLVSASPSWWWFWVWAFLLAAGVFLMYISPTLIEPLFFKFETVKAEGLEEGIRELMARAGLTVSRVFQVDASRRSRHSNAYFTGIGRVKRIVLFDTLIQQMSREEILAVLAHEAGHWKRKHVLKRIVLTETFAFVGLFVAYHLVRWSGLPGLIGLQQASFYARAMIVIFLGSLVTFPLTPLFSHLSRRDEHEADRFAAELSGNPEAMASSLVKLSRENLSNLHPHPLYAAFFYSHPPVVERIRSLKGQNAEDRGQKAEAG; this is encoded by the coding sequence ATGCTTCTCACGTCTATCATCCTGCTCCTCTATCTGCTGTTTATCGGCATCGGCTACTGGCTGAAATATCTGAATCTCTCCTATTTAAAGAAGCATGGCAGCAGCGTGCCTCTCGAATTCGAGGGAGCGATCGATCCGGAACTCCTCCGGAAGATATCCGCCTACACCATTGAGAACAGCCGTGCCGGCCTTGCAGAATCTATCGTCAGCAATGCGATCCTGCTCGTTTTCCTCTTTGGCGGGCTGCTCGGCCTGTATGACCGATGGATCGCCTCCCTGAGTTCATCATTCAGAACCTCGGGCCTGCTGTTCGCTCTCTGTCTCTATCTGGCCCAAACGGCCATCGACCTGCCCTTCAGCATCTACCATCATTTCACGCTGGAAGAGCGGTATGGCTTCAATACCATGACGGTCCGGCTCTGGCTCACGGACCTGGTCAAGTCTCTCGCGATCTCGCTGGTCCTGGGGGGGCTGGTCATTGCCGCGACACTTACGCTGGTCTCAGCCAGCCCGTCCTGGTGGTGGTTCTGGGTCTGGGCATTCCTGCTTGCGGCGGGCGTGTTCCTGATGTACATTTCGCCGACCCTGATCGAACCGCTCTTCTTCAAGTTCGAGACCGTGAAGGCGGAAGGGCTGGAAGAGGGGATCCGCGAATTGATGGCCCGCGCCGGCCTTACGGTGAGCCGTGTGTTCCAGGTGGACGCATCGCGCAGAAGCCGTCATTCAAACGCCTATTTCACGGGCATCGGCCGGGTAAAGCGGATCGTCCTCTTTGATACGCTGATCCAGCAGATGTCCCGCGAGGAAATCCTCGCCGTCCTCGCCCACGAGGCGGGGCATTGGAAGAGGAAACATGTGCTTAAGCGGATCGTTCTGACCGAGACATTTGCATTCGTCGGCCTGTTCGTTGCGTACCATCTCGTCCGGTGGAGCGGTCTTCCCGGCCTCATCGGCTTGCAGCAGGCTTCGTTCTACGCCCGGGCCATGATCGTTATTTTCCTGGGCTCCCTGGTAACCTTCCCGCTTACGCCCCTGTTCAGCCATCTTTCGCGGCGCGATGAACACGAAGCGGACCGGTTTGCAGCGGAGCTTTCCGGCAATCCCGAAGCCATGGCCTCATCGCTCGTCAAGCTCTCGCGCGAGAACCTGTCCAACCTTCACCCGCACCCCCTGTACGCTGCCTTCTTTTACTCGCATCCGCCGGTAGTTGAGCGGATCAGAAGCCTGAAAGGACAGAACGCAGAAGACAGGGGACAGAAGGCAGAAGCCGGATAA
- a CDS encoding PP2C family protein-serine/threonine phosphatase: MAKSAAIIRLEQKIQRLHTLIDVNSLISSSLNLDQILENVMTISKQVMNADASSLMLIDEKTNELVYQVALGSVGEKLKQEFRLNLGQGIAGTVAQEGKPLLLEDAYTHPKFFRGHDEATGYRTKSMITVPLMVGDRITGVAQVINRLDDRPFDKDDLELFIALCSMAAIAIENAKMHRSLMEKQRLVKDMEFARTVQESFLPQQAPEIANYRFSAHYTPAQEVGGDFYDFIRLDRERTGIVIGDVSGKGVPAALYMAKLGSDLRTLAFTEGDPASALRQLNAVLVERGRRGMFATLLYIELDSAAGSVTLSNAGHLPPLVRKAGGAVERLSGAGGAPLGILGGIQFGQETKTLEPGDLMVLYTDGIIEAMNAAGEQYGYERFEEIVRAGPSDPDAVKSAILADVNRFTGLSPQHDDMTLVCFGALT; the protein is encoded by the coding sequence ATGGCAAAGTCCGCTGCGATCATCCGGCTCGAACAGAAGATACAGCGCCTTCATACCCTCATCGACGTCAACAGCCTCATCAGTTCCTCGCTCAACCTGGACCAGATCCTCGAGAACGTGATGACCATATCGAAGCAGGTCATGAATGCCGATGCGTCCAGCCTGATGCTGATCGACGAGAAGACGAACGAGCTCGTGTACCAGGTGGCCCTGGGGAGCGTCGGCGAGAAGCTCAAGCAGGAGTTCCGGCTCAATCTGGGGCAGGGGATCGCGGGAACGGTGGCGCAGGAAGGGAAGCCACTCCTGCTCGAGGACGCCTATACCCACCCGAAGTTCTTCCGAGGCCATGACGAGGCGACCGGCTACCGCACGAAATCCATGATCACGGTGCCGCTCATGGTCGGCGACCGGATCACCGGCGTTGCCCAGGTGATAAACCGGCTGGATGACAGGCCCTTTGACAAGGATGACCTGGAGCTCTTCATCGCGCTCTGCAGCATGGCGGCGATCGCGATCGAGAACGCAAAAATGCACCGCAGCCTCATGGAGAAGCAGCGGCTCGTGAAGGACATGGAATTCGCCCGGACCGTGCAGGAGAGCTTCCTCCCGCAGCAGGCGCCGGAGATCGCGAACTACCGCTTCAGTGCCCACTACACGCCGGCCCAGGAAGTGGGCGGTGATTTCTATGATTTTATCCGCCTCGACCGGGAGCGGACCGGCATCGTGATCGGCGACGTCTCGGGCAAGGGGGTTCCCGCGGCCCTTTACATGGCCAAGCTCGGGAGCGATCTCAGGACCCTTGCCTTCACCGAAGGGGACCCGGCGTCGGCGCTCCGGCAGCTGAATGCCGTCCTGGTCGAGCGGGGCCGGCGAGGCATGTTCGCCACGCTGCTCTATATCGAGCTCGATTCCGCGGCAGGGTCCGTCACCCTGTCCAACGCAGGGCATTTGCCGCCGCTCGTTAGAAAAGCAGGCGGTGCGGTGGAGAGGCTGTCCGGGGCCGGTGGTGCGCCGCTCGGCATTCTCGGAGGTATTCAGTTCGGACAGGAAACGAAGACCCTGGAGCCGGGCGACCTGATGGTCCTTTACACGGACGGGATCATCGAGGCCATGAATGCCGCTGGCGAGCAGTACGGGTATGAACGCTTCGAAGAGATCGTCCGCGCGGGCCCGTCTGATCCTGATGCCGTGAAATCGGCGATCCTTGCCGACGTGAATCGTTTTACCGGACTGAGCCCGCAGCATGACGATATGACGCTTGTCTGCTTCGGGGCGCTGACGTAA
- a CDS encoding ATP-binding protein, translating to MADSKQRGPDVVSLTVPSHPKFLYVVRSAAYPVVIEAGFSRKEARRIVLALDEACSNIIRHAYEGDPEGKISLTLTVTGTELLIELRDTGKQVDITKIAPRDLKDIRPGGLGTHFINAVFDTVRYDTSGREGTLLTLQKKRPCA from the coding sequence ATGGCGGACAGCAAACAACGGGGTCCCGACGTCGTCTCCCTCACCGTCCCGAGCCACCCCAAGTTCCTCTATGTGGTGCGGAGCGCGGCCTATCCCGTTGTGATTGAAGCAGGCTTCAGCAGAAAAGAGGCACGCAGGATCGTTCTCGCCCTCGATGAGGCATGCTCCAACATCATCCGGCATGCCTATGAGGGCGATCCGGAGGGGAAGATCTCCCTTACCCTGACCGTGACCGGCACCGAGCTCCTCATAGAGCTCCGGGACACGGGCAAGCAGGTGGATATAACGAAGATCGCCCCGCGTGATTTGAAGGACATCCGGCCGGGCGGGCTCGGCACGCATTTCATCAATGCCGTGTTCGACACGGTGCGGTATGATACCAGCGGGCGGGAAGGAACGCTGCTGACGCTGCAGAAGAAGAGACCGTGCGCTTGA
- a CDS encoding STAS domain-containing protein, with the protein MKVEITSEMTGTGFLLRLKGDVDMSSSSDVRIALGEVFRQGGKGIRALFVDLSQVRYMDSSGIATLVEAMQTCMKLGARLRLIDLSPAVRDVFELARLASIFEIFPSVDEAIKGL; encoded by the coding sequence ATGAAAGTCGAGATCACGAGCGAAATGACCGGCACCGGGTTCCTGCTCAGGCTCAAGGGCGACGTTGACATGAGCTCCTCCTCCGATGTCCGCATCGCCCTGGGCGAAGTGTTCCGGCAGGGCGGCAAGGGGATCAGGGCGCTCTTCGTCGACCTGTCCCAGGTCCGGTACATGGACAGCTCGGGCATCGCAACGCTCGTGGAGGCGATGCAGACCTGCATGAAGCTGGGAGCCCGTCTCCGCCTCATCGACCTGAGCCCGGCGGTCCGCGACGTGTTCGAGCTTGCGCGGCTCGCGAGCATCTTCGAGATATTCCCGTCCGTGGACGAAGCGATCAAGGGACTCTGA
- a CDS encoding ABC transporter permease, whose product MKSLFGHIGRKFITFLQDLSSIVSLFFETMVQSFALLQDRKKLREAHLLKHVDEIGTQSLPLVLAVAALLGIAITVLVSYELKEVGALAYLPGFVAVAIFREMGPLLTAMIVAGRVGAAFTARIGTMRVSEEILALETMAINPVRFLVVQRFVALLLALPALILIANFTSIVGGFLFGATRLGIRPDTYVRETLDVLTFTDVSSGIVKGIVSAVVIVMVGCYRGLVVEGGAEEVGRSTMLSVVSCTLAIIMLDTVMTAAFYG is encoded by the coding sequence ATGAAGAGCCTTTTCGGACATATCGGCAGGAAGTTCATTACGTTCCTGCAGGACCTCTCGAGCATTGTCTCCCTGTTCTTCGAAACGATGGTGCAATCCTTCGCGCTGCTGCAGGACCGGAAGAAGCTCAGGGAGGCGCATCTCCTGAAGCACGTCGACGAGATCGGGACCCAGTCGCTGCCGCTGGTCCTGGCCGTGGCCGCGCTGCTCGGCATCGCGATCACCGTGCTCGTCTCCTACGAATTGAAGGAAGTGGGCGCGCTCGCCTATCTTCCCGGCTTCGTGGCGGTGGCCATCTTCCGGGAAATGGGGCCGCTCCTCACGGCCATGATCGTGGCGGGAAGAGTGGGTGCCGCGTTCACGGCGCGGATCGGCACGATGAGGGTCTCCGAGGAGATCCTCGCGCTCGAGACCATGGCGATCAATCCAGTCCGGTTCCTCGTTGTCCAGCGATTCGTCGCGCTGCTCCTCGCGCTGCCGGCGCTCATCCTGATCGCCAACTTCACGTCGATCGTCGGGGGGTTCCTCTTCGGCGCGACGAGGCTCGGCATCCGGCCCGACACCTACGTGCGGGAGACCCTCGATGTGCTGACGTTCACCGACGTCTCTTCGGGCATCGTCAAGGGGATCGTTTCCGCCGTGGTGATCGTCATGGTCGGCTGCTACCGGGGGCTGGTGGTCGAGGGCGGCGCCGAGGAAGTGGGCAGGTCGACCATGCTCTCCGTCGTCTCCTGCACGCTCGCGATCATCATGCTGGACACGGTCATGACGGCGGCCTTCTACGGGTAA
- a CDS encoding ATP-binding cassette domain-containing protein — protein sequence MIAIENIKKGYGGRDVLDGVSFVAERKKITHIFGTSGGGKSTLLKIMIGALKPDSGRVLAGDSELTKLEGRQLDPFRKKIGVLFQHGALINSLTVGQNVALPIREHTTLDDNIIKIMVKMKLELVGLRDFEDLFPGHLSGGMQKRVALARAIALDPEIVFFDEPTSGLDPIVAAVITKLIADLNRLLGITCIVVTHAVEEAMRIADKIVILYRGKVLAQGTPQEIRSSSDPLVQQFITGSPDGPISFRASSRDYREDLLIG from the coding sequence ATGATCGCAATCGAGAACATCAAAAAGGGTTACGGCGGCCGGGACGTGCTCGATGGAGTGAGCTTCGTTGCGGAGCGAAAGAAGATCACCCATATCTTCGGCACGAGCGGGGGAGGCAAGAGCACGCTCCTCAAGATCATGATCGGCGCGCTCAAACCAGACTCCGGAAGGGTGCTTGCCGGCGATTCGGAGCTCACGAAGCTCGAGGGGAGGCAGCTGGACCCCTTCCGCAAGAAGATCGGCGTGCTGTTCCAGCATGGGGCGCTGATCAATTCGCTGACCGTCGGCCAGAACGTGGCGCTCCCGATCCGCGAGCACACGACCCTGGACGACAATATCATCAAGATCATGGTAAAGATGAAGCTGGAGCTGGTGGGCCTGCGCGACTTCGAGGACCTCTTTCCCGGGCATCTGTCGGGGGGGATGCAGAAACGGGTCGCGCTTGCCCGGGCGATCGCCCTGGACCCCGAGATCGTCTTCTTCGACGAGCCGACATCCGGGCTCGATCCCATCGTCGCCGCGGTCATCACCAAGCTGATCGCCGACCTGAACCGGCTTCTGGGCATCACCTGCATCGTGGTCACTCATGCCGTGGAGGAGGCAATGAGGATCGCGGACAAGATCGTGATCCTCTACCGGGGGAAAGTGCTGGCCCAGGGGACTCCCCAGGAGATCCGGAGCAGCAGCGATCCCCTCGTCCAGCAGTTCATCACCGGCAGCCCCGACGGTCCGATCTCGTTCCGGGCATCGAGCAGAGATTATCGGGAAGACCTGCTGATCGGATGA